From the genome of Canis lupus familiaris isolate Mischka breed German Shepherd chromosome 8, alternate assembly UU_Cfam_GSD_1.0, whole genome shotgun sequence, one region includes:
- the OR2B11 gene encoding olfactory receptor 2B11: protein MRGENQSFLGGPPKDFILLGVSDRPWLELFLYVVLLVSYLLAMLGNIAIILVSRLDPQLHSPMYIFLSHLSFLDLCYTTTTVPQMLVNMGSTRKTISFGGCTVQYAIFHWLGCTECIILAAMALDRYVAICEPLQYAIIMYHPLCQKLVAVAWLSGFGNSLVQVVLTVQLPFCGRQVLNNFFCEVPAMIKLSCADTTMNDAMLAVLVAFFVLVPLALILLSYGFIARAVLRIQSSRGRRKSFGTCSSHLVVVSLFYLPAIYMYLQSPSSYSQEQGKFISLFYSIITPTLNPFIYTLRNKDVKRALRRLLSRTWRFCRRL from the coding sequence ATGAGAGGTGAAAACCAGAGCTTCTTGGGGGGTCCCCCCAAGGACTTCATCCTTCTAGGTGTTTCTGACAGGCCATGGCTGGAACTCTTTCTGTATGTGGTCCTGCTGGTGTCCTACCTTCTGGCCATGTTGGGGAACATTGCCATCATCCTGGTGTCCAGACTGGACCCCCAACTCCACAGCCCTATGTACATTTTTCTCAGCCACCTCTCCTTCCTGGACCTCTGTTACACCACCACCACTGTCCCACAGATGCTGGTCAACATGGGCAGCACCAGGAAGACCATCAGCTTCGGTGGCTGCACAGTACAGTATGCAATTTTCCACTGGCTGGGATGCACTGAGTGCATTATCTTGGCTGCCATGGCCCTGGACCGCTACGTAGCCATCTGTGAGCCGCTGCAGTATGCCATTATCATGTACCACCCTCTGTGCCAGAAGCTCGTGGCTGTGGCCTGGCTCAGTGGCTTTGGCAACTCCCTTGTTCAGGTGGTCCTGACAGTACAGCTGCCTTTCTGCGGGAGGCAGGTGCTGAACAACTTCTTCTGTGAGGTGCCAGCCATGATCAAGCTGTCGTGTGCTGACACCACCATGAACGATGCCATGCTGGCTGTACTTGTGGCCTTCTTCGTGCTGGTGCCCCTAGCTCTCATTCTTCTCTCCTATGGCTTCATTGCACGCGCGGTGCTCAGGATCCAGTCCTCCCGGGGAAGGCGCAAATCCTTCGGGACTTGTTCCTCTCACCTGGTGGTGGTCTCCCTCTTCTACCTGCCTGCCATCTACATGTACTTACAGTCCCCTTCCAGCTACTCCCAAGAGCAGGGTAAGTTTATCTCCCTCTTCTATTCCATAATCACCCCCACCCTCAATCCCTTTATCTACACCCTGAGGAATAAGGATGTGAAAAGAGCTCTAAGGAGACTCCTGTCAAGGACCTGGAGGTTTTGCAGGAGGCTCTGA